The proteins below are encoded in one region of Rhodoluna lacicola:
- a CDS encoding carbonic anhydrase yields the protein MTTSIRHESPQAAWDALVRGNNRFVTGAPAHPRQDIERREALAAKQKPFAAVFGCADSRLSAEIIFDVGLGDLFVVRNAGQVIAETIIGSLELSVEVLGVPLILVLGHDECGAIRATIDATEGTLRSEGEFIHNLVDRIRPTVTAANQAGKFEIDDITELHVQDTINELLTRSKLISDAVKAGKLAVVGANYKLALGEIHPIVIVGDIK from the coding sequence ATGACAACCTCCATTCGCCATGAAAGCCCACAGGCGGCTTGGGATGCGCTAGTGCGCGGAAACAATCGTTTTGTCACCGGAGCTCCCGCCCACCCTCGCCAAGATATCGAACGCAGAGAAGCTCTTGCTGCCAAGCAAAAACCATTTGCTGCGGTGTTCGGCTGTGCCGATTCTCGTCTTTCGGCTGAAATCATTTTTGACGTGGGACTTGGCGATCTATTTGTGGTTCGTAATGCCGGCCAGGTAATCGCCGAGACGATTATTGGTTCGCTCGAATTATCAGTTGAGGTCTTAGGTGTGCCACTGATTTTGGTGCTTGGCCACGATGAGTGCGGTGCTATTCGTGCAACCATCGATGCAACCGAGGGGACGTTGAGATCCGAGGGTGAATTTATTCACAATCTTGTTGACCGGATTCGTCCAACCGTTACTGCCGCCAATCAGGCTGGCAAGTTCGAGATTGATGACATCACCGAACTCCACGTTCAAGACACAATCAACGAACTTCTAACACGAAGCAAACTTATTTCTGATGCAGTGAAGGCTGGGAAACTTGCCGTTGTGGGCGCAAATTACAAACTTGCACTCGGCGAGATTCACCCAATCGTCATTGTTGGTGACATTAAGTAA
- a CDS encoding class II fumarate hydratase, giving the protein MEYRIEHDTMGEVKVPVNALYRAQTQRAVENFPISGTTLERAHIAALAQIKKAAAQANAKLGVLDGEIAKAIAAAADEVIQGKHDAEFPVDIFQTGSGTSSNMNMNEVLATLATKGLGKDVHPNDHVNASQSSNDVFPTSVHVAVTAALINDLLPSLDYLAKALEEKRELWKSVVKAGRTHLMDATPVTLGQEFGGYAAQIRYAIERVQSTIGRTAEVPLGGTAVGTGINTPKGFPQEVIRLLADETKLPITEARDHFEAQGARDGLVEASGALRVLAVSLTKINNDLRWMGSGPNAGLGELSIPDLQPGSSIMPGKVNPVIPEAVMMVCARVIGNDATVAWAGATGNFELNVAIPVMGNALLESIRLLSNSLRLLADKTIKGLEANEERARALAESSPSIVTPLNKYIGYEAAAKIAKHSVAKSITVREATIELGYVDGEKITMEQLDKALDVLSMTSPGL; this is encoded by the coding sequence GTGGAATACCGCATTGAACACGACACCATGGGTGAAGTAAAGGTTCCAGTTAACGCTCTCTACCGCGCACAGACTCAGCGTGCCGTCGAGAACTTCCCTATATCGGGCACCACTCTTGAGCGTGCCCACATTGCTGCCCTGGCTCAAATCAAAAAAGCCGCAGCCCAGGCGAATGCCAAGCTTGGTGTTCTAGATGGCGAGATTGCCAAGGCGATTGCCGCAGCAGCCGACGAAGTTATCCAGGGAAAGCACGACGCCGAATTCCCAGTGGATATTTTTCAGACCGGGTCGGGAACTTCATCAAACATGAATATGAACGAGGTCCTTGCAACCTTGGCAACCAAAGGCCTTGGAAAAGACGTTCACCCTAATGACCACGTAAACGCATCACAGTCATCAAACGACGTTTTCCCTACCTCCGTTCACGTTGCCGTGACGGCAGCGCTGATTAACGACTTACTGCCATCACTTGACTACCTAGCCAAAGCGCTTGAAGAAAAGCGGGAGCTTTGGAAGAGCGTGGTTAAGGCTGGCCGCACTCACCTGATGGACGCTACTCCGGTAACACTGGGGCAGGAATTCGGCGGCTACGCGGCACAGATTCGCTATGCGATTGAGCGAGTTCAATCAACCATTGGCCGCACAGCTGAGGTTCCGCTTGGTGGCACCGCGGTTGGCACCGGAATCAATACCCCAAAGGGATTCCCGCAAGAAGTAATTCGTCTGCTTGCAGATGAAACCAAGTTGCCGATCACCGAAGCTCGCGACCACTTTGAAGCGCAGGGAGCTCGCGACGGCCTAGTCGAGGCATCGGGAGCTTTACGTGTGCTTGCTGTCTCACTAACCAAGATCAACAATGACCTGCGCTGGATGGGTTCAGGCCCAAACGCTGGACTTGGCGAACTGAGCATTCCTGACCTGCAGCCAGGCTCCTCAATCATGCCGGGCAAGGTAAATCCGGTAATTCCTGAAGCGGTGATGATGGTCTGCGCTCGAGTTATTGGAAATGACGCAACGGTGGCATGGGCCGGGGCAACCGGAAACTTTGAGCTCAACGTAGCAATTCCAGTGATGGGCAACGCTTTACTGGAATCAATCCGTTTGCTCTCAAACTCACTTCGCCTTCTTGCCGACAAGACCATCAAGGGACTAGAGGCAAATGAGGAGCGCGCACGTGCCCTTGCCGAATCAAGTCCGTCAATTGTTACTCCGCTAAATAAGTACATCGGTTATGAAGCCGCGGCCAAGATTGCAAAGCACTCGGTGGCCAAGAGCATCACCGTTAGAGAAGCAACCATTGAGCTTGGCTATGTGGATGGCGAAAAGATAACCATGGAACAACTTGACAAAGCGCTAGACGTGCTTTCGATGACCAGCCCTGGTTTGTAA
- a CDS encoding prepilin peptidase, with protein sequence MNPESLLSIALASAGAIYLVSVAWPLSRIDIAEHRLPNRLVLPAFPISIVGQLAGSALSDQWLNLAVAAVAGATAFVIGLAANRWASLGMGDVKLISAIALAMGWFSFMGPLLAVALAFIIASLVVLVLIGLGRSSLKSSIALGPYLLVGFVLTQMLIWSTYLGGFSPNFFM encoded by the coding sequence ATGAATCCTGAATCCCTTCTGTCTATTGCGCTAGCTTCGGCCGGTGCGATTTACCTGGTGTCGGTTGCCTGGCCTTTATCGCGGATCGACATCGCCGAACACCGATTACCCAATCGCTTGGTGCTGCCGGCATTTCCGATTTCGATAGTTGGGCAACTTGCCGGCTCTGCACTTAGCGATCAGTGGTTGAACCTGGCCGTGGCCGCAGTGGCCGGCGCAACCGCATTCGTTATTGGTTTGGCTGCAAATCGTTGGGCCTCGCTCGGCATGGGTGATGTAAAACTAATCAGCGCGATTGCGCTAGCGATGGGCTGGTTCAGTTTTATGGGGCCACTACTGGCGGTTGCCTTGGCATTCATCATCGCTAGTTTGGTGGTTTTGGTTTTGATTGGGCTAGGCAGGTCAAGTCTCAAAAGCAGCATTGCCCTCGGCCCCTATTTGCTCGTTGGTTTTGTACTGACCCAAATGCTGATTTGGTCCACGTATCTTGGTGGCTTCTCACCAAACTTCTTTATGTAG
- a CDS encoding nuclear transport factor 2 family protein: MNFEQADPAIKKLIADYFEVLHFQDMDLFDKVFHKNCVLYSAQGGELNIRPYDVYREAVANRTSPAELGNTRRDKVLMFDQISPTLALVKPQLEMFGGVMQDYLNIVFLDGQWWVMAKMWEKVGDAE, encoded by the coding sequence ATGAATTTTGAACAGGCAGATCCAGCGATCAAGAAACTAATCGCGGACTATTTTGAAGTCCTTCACTTCCAGGATATGGACCTTTTCGACAAGGTCTTTCACAAGAACTGCGTCCTTTACTCGGCGCAGGGTGGCGAACTAAATATTCGACCATACGATGTCTATCGCGAGGCCGTTGCCAATCGAACCTCACCTGCCGAGTTGGGCAACACCCGACGCGACAAGGTGCTGATGTTTGACCAGATCTCACCAACCTTGGCTTTGGTAAAGCCGCAGCTAGAGATGTTTGGCGGGGTCATGCAGGACTACCTAAATATCGTGTTTCTTGATGGCCAGTGGTGGGTCATGGCCAAGATGTGGGAAAAGGTCGGCGACGCCGAATAA
- a CDS encoding PhoH family protein, with translation MPKSTTTASVSTAKTSAKKPPRASIGTKTYVLDTSVLLSDPRAIFKFKEQEVVIPIIVINELEKKRHDPEIGYYARQALRHLDDLRIEHERLDFPMEVGDGGLLRVELNHIDQTTLPKGFQLGDNDSRILAVAFNLASEGRDVTLVTKDLPLRVKASALGMAADEYRNDNAVDSGWTGIAELALSADEMSDLYDTELIKHKDVAAMPINTGLVISSERGHALGRVEKGGKVKLVRGDRDVFGVHGRSAEQRLAIDVLLDPEIGIVSLGGRAGTGKSAMALLAALEAVLERRQHKKIIVFRPIFAVGGQELGYLPGSESEKMNPWGQAIFDTLGPLVSKEVIDHIVDRGLLEILPLTHIRGRSLHDAFVIVDEAQSLERNTLLTVLSRIGQNAKVVLTHDVAQRDNLRVGRHDGVAAVIESLKNHELFAHITLQRSERSAIAALVTDLLDN, from the coding sequence GTGCCTAAGTCAACAACTACTGCGTCAGTTTCAACCGCAAAGACTTCGGCAAAAAAACCACCCAGGGCTTCAATTGGTACCAAGACGTATGTCCTCGACACATCGGTGTTGCTTTCAGATCCACGTGCAATCTTCAAGTTCAAGGAACAAGAAGTTGTTATTCCAATCATCGTGATCAATGAGCTCGAAAAAAAGCGCCACGACCCAGAGATTGGCTACTACGCTCGTCAGGCGCTTCGTCACCTGGATGACCTAAGAATCGAACACGAGCGGCTTGATTTTCCAATGGAAGTTGGCGATGGCGGTCTGCTGCGTGTCGAGCTAAACCACATTGACCAGACCACGCTGCCAAAGGGTTTTCAATTGGGCGACAACGACAGTCGAATTCTTGCCGTTGCCTTCAACCTGGCTAGTGAGGGACGCGACGTGACCCTGGTAACCAAGGACCTTCCGCTGCGCGTCAAGGCGTCAGCGCTTGGTATGGCCGCAGACGAGTATCGCAACGACAATGCCGTTGATTCAGGTTGGACCGGAATCGCCGAGCTGGCGCTTTCGGCCGATGAGATGTCTGATCTATACGACACTGAGTTAATCAAGCACAAAGATGTTGCGGCGATGCCAATCAACACCGGTCTGGTGATTAGTTCCGAGCGCGGTCACGCACTTGGCCGTGTTGAAAAGGGCGGCAAGGTCAAGTTGGTTCGCGGCGATCGCGATGTCTTTGGCGTGCACGGGCGCTCAGCCGAACAGCGCTTGGCTATCGATGTTTTGCTAGATCCTGAGATCGGAATCGTTTCACTTGGCGGCCGTGCCGGAACCGGTAAGTCTGCAATGGCCCTGCTTGCGGCACTTGAGGCGGTGCTAGAGCGTCGTCAGCACAAAAAGATTATTGTGTTCCGCCCAATCTTTGCCGTGGGTGGGCAAGAGCTCGGCTACCTACCCGGAAGCGAGAGTGAAAAAATGAACCCATGGGGCCAGGCAATTTTTGACACCCTGGGCCCCTTGGTTTCAAAAGAAGTTATCGACCACATCGTTGACCGCGGCCTGCTAGAGATTTTGCCGCTGACTCACATACGCGGCCGTTCGCTGCACGATGCCTTTGTCATCGTTGATGAAGCGCAGTCGCTTGAGCGCAACACCCTGTTGACCGTGCTTTCTAGAATTGGTCAAAATGCCAAGGTGGTGCTAACTCACGATGTAGCCCAGCGTGACAACCTAAGAGTTGGCCGTCACGACGGTGTTGCGGCGGTAATTGAATCGCTAAAGAACCACGAACTTTTTGCCCACATAACCCTGCAGCGCTCAGAACGCTCGGCAATTGCGGCACTGGTTACTGATCTGCTCGACAACTAG
- a CDS encoding isoprenyl transferase, producing MRNLIYRIYERSLERGLAPSDLPKHVAVMLDGNRRWAERRPGANAAHGHAAGANKIFDFLGWCDEIGIKVVTLYMLSTDNLAKRESKELADLLKIIGSVATEMAKRKRWKIRLVGDRASLPGELLAELESAETATAKLNKPEVNLAVGYGGRKEIADAMRSILKKHSDEGTTIEQLAELLDPDLITEHLYTGGQPDPDLIIRTSGEQRLSGFLLWQSSNSELYFEEALWPDFRKVDFLRAIRAFESRHRRFGA from the coding sequence GTGCGAAACCTGATTTACCGAATCTACGAGCGCTCCCTTGAGCGCGGGCTAGCCCCATCGGACCTGCCCAAGCACGTTGCGGTGATGTTGGATGGAAATCGCCGCTGGGCGGAACGTCGCCCGGGCGCAAATGCCGCCCACGGCCATGCTGCCGGCGCAAACAAGATTTTTGATTTCCTTGGTTGGTGCGATGAAATCGGCATCAAGGTTGTAACCCTCTACATGCTCTCCACCGACAACCTCGCTAAGCGAGAGTCCAAAGAGCTCGCTGACTTGCTAAAAATTATTGGCTCCGTCGCGACCGAGATGGCTAAGCGCAAGCGTTGGAAGATTCGCCTAGTCGGCGACAGGGCCTCACTACCCGGTGAATTGTTGGCCGAATTAGAAAGCGCCGAGACCGCCACTGCAAAATTAAATAAGCCGGAGGTCAATTTGGCTGTTGGCTACGGCGGTCGCAAAGAAATTGCCGATGCCATGCGCTCCATCTTGAAGAAACACTCCGATGAGGGCACCACTATCGAACAGCTTGCCGAGCTGCTGGACCCTGATCTAATTACCGAGCACCTTTACACCGGGGGCCAGCCTGATCCAGATCTAATTATTCGAACCTCGGGTGAGCAGCGGCTATCGGGATTTCTGCTTTGGCAAAGCTCAAACTCCGAGCTCTACTTTGAGGAAGCACTCTGGCCGGACTTTCGCAAGGTTGATTTTTTGCGAGCCATCCGTGCCTTCGAATCAAGGCACCGCCGGTTTGGCGCCTAG
- the trhA gene encoding PAQR family membrane homeostasis protein TrhA translates to MPISEGFRETPPEVKPTWRGWIHTGVLPLVIAGGIVLVVLANGIPAKIATAVFFASSLLLFGNSALYHRFNWSPKVKVTLKRIDHANIFLLIAGSYTPITWLALPQEKAILLMSIIWGSAILGICFRVFWLDAPRWLYVAIYIAMGWGAFVYVVDFMNANAPMMILILVGGLCYTLGAVVYALKKPNPIPGVFGFHEIFHSFTVLAFMCHWTAALLIALSPAAGSFGV, encoded by the coding sequence ATGCCAATCAGTGAAGGGTTCCGCGAAACCCCACCAGAAGTCAAACCAACCTGGCGCGGCTGGATTCACACCGGTGTACTGCCTCTAGTGATTGCCGGAGGCATAGTTTTGGTGGTCCTGGCTAATGGCATTCCAGCCAAAATTGCAACGGCCGTTTTCTTCGCAAGTTCGCTTTTACTCTTCGGTAATTCGGCTCTGTACCATCGATTCAATTGGAGCCCCAAAGTAAAGGTGACGCTCAAGCGAATCGATCACGCAAATATTTTCTTGCTGATCGCCGGCAGCTACACCCCCATCACCTGGCTTGCTCTGCCTCAAGAAAAAGCAATCCTGCTGATGTCAATCATTTGGGGTTCGGCAATTCTTGGAATATGCTTCAGAGTTTTTTGGCTAGATGCACCACGCTGGCTCTACGTTGCAATCTACATCGCGATGGGTTGGGGAGCCTTCGTCTACGTGGTTGATTTCATGAACGCCAACGCACCAATGATGATTTTGATTTTGGTCGGCGGACTTTGCTACACACTTGGCGCGGTGGTTTACGCACTCAAGAAACCAAATCCCATTCCGGGAGTGTTTGGCTTTCACGAGATTTTCCACTCGTTCACGGTTTTGGCATTCATGTGCCACTGGACCGCTGCGCTACTTATTGCTCTCAGTCCCGCTGCCGGCAGCTTCGGCGTCTAA
- a CDS encoding DUF4307 domain-containing protein has translation MTSESELLATRYGKTPSGGKASRNRIIALAVTLITLFLAWAIWVTIDGSTAVKSQVIGYEVIDAGQTSVRYSVESPSGPAICAIQALNQGYAVVGYKEVEVTASGEFETFVNTTELGVTGLVDKCWLK, from the coding sequence ATGACCTCTGAATCTGAACTTTTGGCCACCCGCTACGGCAAAACCCCAAGCGGTGGCAAAGCTAGCCGTAATCGAATCATCGCGCTTGCGGTGACTTTGATCACACTGTTCCTGGCTTGGGCAATCTGGGTGACCATTGACGGCAGCACGGCCGTGAAGTCTCAGGTGATTGGCTACGAGGTTATCGACGCCGGGCAAACATCGGTGCGCTACAGCGTGGAAAGCCCCTCTGGGCCCGCTATATGCGCTATTCAGGCGCTAAATCAGGGCTATGCCGTTGTGGGCTACAAAGAGGTCGAGGTGACTGCATCGGGTGAATTCGAAACCTTCGTGAATACGACCGAACTGGGCGTTACCGGGCTCGTCGACAAGTGCTGGCTCAAATAA
- the greA gene encoding transcription elongation factor GreA, with protein MSETPEATWLTQEAYDRLASELEYLLTVARQDIAKKIQEAREEGDLKENGGYHAAKEEQGKIEARAARLENILANAVVGEARESNGVVEQGTVIKLTMNGSEMEFLLGSAEIAEGSDIEVYSPDSPIGTAIMGAKVGDTVSFFAPNGKEREIKILEVKNFLG; from the coding sequence ATGTCTGAAACCCCAGAAGCTACCTGGCTCACCCAAGAGGCCTACGACCGACTCGCAAGCGAGCTGGAGTACCTATTGACTGTTGCCCGCCAAGATATTGCCAAGAAGATTCAAGAGGCTCGCGAAGAGGGCGATCTCAAGGAAAACGGCGGCTACCATGCGGCTAAAGAAGAGCAGGGCAAAATCGAAGCTCGCGCGGCCAGACTCGAAAACATTTTGGCCAACGCGGTGGTTGGCGAAGCCCGCGAGTCAAATGGCGTGGTTGAGCAAGGCACTGTAATCAAACTGACCATGAATGGCAGCGAGATGGAGTTTCTGCTCGGCAGCGCAGAAATCGCCGAAGGTAGCGACATTGAGGTTTACAGCCCGGACTCCCCGATTGGAACCGCAATCATGGGCGCCAAGGTGGGTGACACCGTTTCATTCTTTGCGCCAAACGGTAAAGAGCGCGAAATCAAAATTTTGGAAGTGAAAAACTTCTTAGGTTAA